The genomic stretch CAATCCCTCTTTCTTTAATCTCTGACAGAAAATCCAGTCTTCCGGTGAAAGAAGAGCTGTAATGCCTGAACCTGTCATCAGGCATTACAGCCTTCTTCTTTATGTATCATGATTCTGATTCTTTTCTCCCAGGTTTCTTAATTGAGACAGCGATCATGACTGCCAATACTCCGAAAACGAATATGGTGGCAGCTATAGGCCCTAATTGCCCGGCTTTACCGATTAAAAATCCGGAAGCTATAAAATCCAGATCAGAGAAGGTTGTTCCCTGGTAACCCAGATCACCAAGCAATGGCATTAAGAGAAGCGGAGCAAAAGTCAGCATTAAACCGTTTATAAAGGATCCAAATACAGCTCCTTTTACCCCTCCGTTGGCATTGCCGAAAACTCCCGCCGTAGCGCCGCAGAAGAAGTGAGGCACAACTCCCGGCAATATGATGATTCCTCCGGTAAGAATAAGCATGATCATACCTACGATCCCGCCTACGAAACTGGAAAAGAATCCAATTAATACAGCATTTGGTGCAAAGGTATACACAATCGGGCAGTCTAACGCCGGTTTCGCATTGGGAATCAGCCTTTCCGAAATACCCTTGAATGCAGGCACAATTTCTGCAAGGATCAGACGCACACCCTGTAAAATGATAAATACTCCTGCCGCAAACTGAATTCCTTTTGTAATGGAAAACATAATATAATTCGTTCCGTCTGACCAGTTGTTCTTTACATAGTCCGGTCCGCAAAAGAGTGCAAGGATCAGATAAAAGATAACCATAGTCAGGGAAATAGAAACAGAACTGTCTCTTAAAAATGCAAGTGATTTCGGGAATTCTATCTCTTCCGTTGACTTAGAATTTTTCCCTACTAATTTACCGATCATTGCAGAAGACCAATATCCGATGGTGCTGAAATGTCCGAAAGCCACATCATCGGATTTCGTTATCTTTTTCATCGTCGGCTGTGCCAGGGCAGGGAACAGCACCATAACAATTCCAAGGGCAACCGCTCCCACTACCACTGTCGCAGCAGTAGACATGCCAATGGTAATTAAGATAACACCAATCATACAAGCCATATAAAGAGTATGATGTCCTGTGAGAAAAACATATTTAAACCTGGTAATACGGGCAATTAAGATATTGGCGAACATTCCGAAAAACATGATCAGGGCAGTAACCTGGCCATACTCTTTTAATGCCACCGCTATAATGGCCTCGTTATTTGGCACAACTCCTGCCGTATGAAACGCCTCCTGAAACATTCCTCCCAATGGGGCCAGGGATGTGACGATCACATCTGCTCCTGCCGATAACACGATAAAACCAAGAAATGACTTTATCGTACCTCTGATGGTATCTGCTGCGGGTTTCTTTTGCAGCAATAAGCCAATCAATGCAATTAATGCCACTAATACTGCAGGGGTCGAAAGAATTTCCTGTATTATATTTAAAACAGCCATTGTCTTCTCCTCTCTTTGCGCAATTAGATCACATTCAGTTTCCTTAAGGACTCTTCCAATTTTTCCTTCAGTTCTTTTTTATCCAGCAGGTTATCAAGCTCTACGACTCCCTTCAAATGGGTCATTGCCATAGCGATATCTCTTCCTGCAATAAAGATATCTGCCGCTCCCGGTGTCGCACCCCCTAAATCACTATGATCCACCTCAATTCCTGCTGCCCCAATCTCCTTTAACACATTTTTTATATTCATTTCCATCATAAAACTGCTTCCAAGCCCTGAACCGCAAACCGCCAATATCTTCATATGACATTTACCTCGTTTTTTTATTCCTCATCAATATCAAGCAATTTGATGACATCCTCCACTGAGTTACATGCTACGAATTGTTCCCTGGTATCTTCATTGGTTAAAATATTAGATAGTTGGGCAAGCGCTCTTAAATGTGTGTGATTATCAATCGCCGCCATGGTAATGAAGACCTTAACCGGCTTTTGGGGATTATCCAGCACTAAAACCTCTTCTTCCAGCTTCAAAAAACTCATTCCCAGTTTATTGACCCCTGTTTGATTCTGTGCATGGGGAATCGCAACATAGGGACATATTACGATATAGGGACCAAAGCCCTTCACATTATCTATCATTGCATTGATATAATCTTTTGTAATGGAACCATTCTCCAATAAAGGCCTTGCCCCCAGCCAGATTGCTTCCTCCCAACTGTTAACACGGGAAGCAAATTGTATGGTTTCCTTCGTAAGAAGGTCTTTTATCACAGGTAATCCTCCTTCTCTGTTGCTTTCTTTTTTATACTTCTTCTGCAAGAGGTTCTTCAAATCTCTGCTTAATCCCTTCTGATCATGAATCACTGCATATTTCTCTACGATTTCCAAAATGGAATGAACTGATAAATTAGCTTCTGATTTGATTCCAAATACCGAAGAATATACCACTTCACTTATTATAAATTTTTCTTCCACCGTTAGAATGGGGGAGGACAGGAACAAATACTTCTCTTCAGGCACATCAATCCCCTCGGTAGTGGAAAAAACCATGTCATAAGTTTCAAGCGGAATTCCTTTGAATTCTTCTGCATTACAGGTAGCCACAAAGTGTATTTCGGGAAATATTTTTATTAATTGGTTTTTCATCATAACAGAGCTTGCAAGTCCGTTCTGGCAAACGATAATCGCCCTTTTTCTGATCTTATCCTGATCCGGTAAATCCATTACCGTCATAAAATGCAAGGCGATATAGGCAATCTCATCATCGGGAATCAAGCAGTCCAAATAGTCCCCAAAGGGCTCCAGCACGAATCTGCATATGTCAAATACCTCTCCGTACTCTTTTTTAACCTGCATCAATGCCGGATTCACTACCGGTATCCCATACTTCAGCCGAAAATAGGCCAAACGTAAATGCATCAGCATGTTTTCTGATATGCCCGCCTTCTTCTGCACCACGGTTCCTGTGATTACTTCAAAACGGTTAATCAGGCTTTGGCACATCTCCTGTAAAAATATGCTCTCCTGATCGTAAAGCTGGAAATACATGTTATCTCCCAAAGCCATGCTTAACAAAAGTACAAATAAATAGTCAATCTCTTCTTTGGACAAATGAAACGTCAGTGACTCATAAAAATCTATTACAGCTTCATAAAGAGGGAGGTGGTTCCACATGGGTTCATGGATCAGGGGGGATACGTATGTAATTGACTGACAGTGATAGGGCAGTAAACTGATAAAATAGATCACCAGGATTAGATATTCCTTCATAATCGGCAGATTAAATTCCTTAATCAGGGTTTCTACCTTGTCTTTTGTTTCTTCAAATACAGCATCATAGGAAATGTCCGACACAGCCAGTGAGATCAGCTCTTTACATAAGAAGTTGTCTTTTAAGTTAATAATTGACAGCAGCACCAGAGATCGGATTTTAATGGGCTCACCTTCAAAGTAATAACCTGACTTTCGTGAGTATTTTAATTCCACCTTGTACTTACTGCCTATCCCTGCAATTTTTCTTAAATCACCTAAAACAGTATTCTTGCTTGATTGCAGCTTCGTAATAAAATGATTCAGCCCCAAAGGTTCCCTTGTACAAAAAATCTGAATACAGATCATCCAGATTTTATTTTCCCCATTAACAATGAATTTCTGATGGGGCAGGTTTAGCCTCGTTACTTTGTCGATTGTCTCCTTATTAATCAGAAATCTCCCTCTTGACAATCTGATTAATTCAATCTCATTTTCTTTCAGCAGCTCATTAATCTTTCTCACATCATATTCAATCTGCCTTTTGGAGCATCCTAATAAATCCCTGGCTTTGCTAACAGTAAAATTTCTGTCACTCAGAAGATACTGTAATAAATTGAACGCGCGCTTTTCAATAACTTGCATTGCCCCACCTCTTTTATGCAATATATCACTGATTTCCATTAATTATTATAATTAAGCTTTATTTTCCAACTTAATTGATACCTAAATTTGTCATTATAAAATATACAAAAATGTGCTCATAAAAAATGCAAAAAAAATGAGGGCAATCGATTGATCGCCCTCAAAAACATCATAACCATAAATAACTTTTTCAAATACCACGGATCATTTCTTTCCTATAAACACCACGATGGACCTGGGTGGAATCAGAAACCGTTTCCCTTCTGCCGCAGGCTCCTTACCTTCCGGGTACATGCCGTTTTCTTCCCCTTTATCCGTATGAAAGACCACATGCCATTGCTCCTTCTTAGGCAGATTAGGAAGATCAAATTCGTGTGGCTCCCAGTGCATGTTATAAGCCACATAAAAGTTATTATCCGCAGTCCCATCCGGTTTTCTTCCATATTCCCCACAGTAAAAGATTCCAAGCTGACGCCGGTAATTATCAAATTCCGGACACCATGCCTTTACTCCATGATAGGAAACATCGGGAAACCCGCATGCAAGATAATCCATGATCCTTGGCTCCTTCGGCATATGGAATACCGGATGAGCTTTCCGGAATGCGATCACAGCCTTCACAAATTCCAGAATATCCTGATTGGTCTTAACCAGATTCCAGTTCAGCCATGATACTTCATTATCCTGGCAATATGCATTATTATTGCCTGACTGGGAATTGCCGAATTCATCTCCAGCCATAATAAGGGGCGTTCCCTGGCTCAAAAGCAAAAGAAGGAATGCGTTTCGCAGCTGCTTTTTCCGAAGCTCCACCACCTTTTTCCGTTTCGTCGGCCCTTCGACTCCGCAGTTCCAGGAATAATTATAGGGATTGCCATCCTGGTTTTTCTCCCCGTTATCCTCATTATGCTTAGTATCGTAAGATACCATATCCATCATGGTAAATCCGTTGGTATTGGCCATATAATTAATGACGCCGTACCCCGCCGGATTACTCCTGGTGCGGAATGCAAGGTTTTTCATCTGTTCCTCATCGCCCTTTAATACCCGGCGCATATCCACCAGAAAGCCGTCGTTATACTCTCCTAAGTGCTTAACCTTTCCTTCAAAGGCCGGGTCCCAGGAAACCGCAAACAGCTTGATCCGGCTTAAATAAGGATCCCGTTCAAGGAGGTCTAAGGGCGGGGCTCCTACCAGATGAATCCCGTCCACATGAAATTCATCCGCCCAGAACCGAACCACATCAAGAACAAAAGAGGGCGGTTCCTTTCCGGTAAAGAAAAGCTCCACGATCAACTCAATCCCCTCTTTATGAAGAGCCTTCACAAGGCTTTTAAACTCCAAAGCCGGGTCCTTTATAGAGGCGTAGGAAGCCTTTGGAGCAAAATAACAGCCTGACGTATATCCCCAATAATTCAATTTTCCAACAGGTTTATCCACACCAAAAGGGCTCCCATACACAGGTTCCTGCATGATGACCTCGGAAAATTCATTCACTGGCATCAGCTCCACCGCAGTAATGCCCAGTTCCTTCAAATAAGGGATCTTTTCCCGTATGGCATCAAAGGTCCCTCTGTTCTTTGCTTTGGAAGAGGCGTGCTTAGTAAAACCCCGGTTATGGAGCCGGTATATGATACTGTCCTCATATGGGATTTGAAGAAGCTTATCCTCTTCCCAGTTAAAATCAGAAAACTCGATGGGAGTTCTTAAATGAGTGGAAGCGTGTTCAAGATCCCCCCATATCTCCCGTCCGGTAAAACGTGTTCCATAAGGATCAGAAAACAGCTTTCCATCGATTTCAAAGCAGTATTCCAGATTTTCAAAATCCTCTCCCAGAATGGTCATGCTCCATACATCGCCTTTTCTGGCCTCTGCAGGAAAGGAAAGGGTCTGAACCGGTGTTTCTTCTCCGGCCTTATAGATAAGGACCCTGCATTCCTCTCCTTGCGCAGCCACACACAGGCGGATACCGCCGGATACCCTTGAGAGCCCCATAGAATTGGTTCCCATCTCGTGCTTTGCAATCTTGTACTGTACCATATCGCTTATCTCCTCCGTCTCTTGGGCCGATCCCGGAATAGTTTCTGCTGACTTTTATCGTTCATCTTATTGGTTCTCAATCTGTTCTGCCAGATCGTTTAGATACATCCAGCGCTCCATTTTTTCTTCCAGCAGCTTTTCCTGCTCTGTCTTTTCTTCCATCAGCGCATTCAGCTTGCTGTAATCGCTGGCAGCTTCTCCCATCTGCCTGTCCAGGGCTTCGATCTTTTCTTCCAGGGCAGCTAAATCCTCCTCTATGGTTTCCCATTCTCTTTGTTCCTTAAAGGAAAACTTTAGCTTCCTCTCTCCCTTTGGCTTTTCCTTGGTCTTCTTTTCCGTGGCTTCTGAACTTTTTACAGCCTCCTCCGCCTGGCCTGGAAGACCTTCCGGATATTTCTCCTGAAATGCCGCCTGATAATCGGTAAAGCCTCCCTCATACTGGGTCACCCGGCCCTGGCCCTCAAAAGCAAAGATCCGGCGCACGACCCGGTCCAGAAAATACCGGTCATGAGAAACCGTGACTACAATCCCCTGAAAGCTGTCAAGATAATCCTCTAAGATCGTTAAAGTCTGGATATCCAGATCATTGGTAGGCTCGTCAAGCAAAAGCACATTCGGCGCTTCCATCAGGATCCGGAGCAGATATAGCCTTCTTTTCTCCCCGCCGGACAGCTTGCTGACGGTGGTGTACTGAACGCTTGAGGGAAAGAGAAAGCGTTCAAGCATCTGAGAGGCGCTGACACTTCCATCCTTTGTCTTTACATACTCCGCCACATTCCGGATGTAATCAATGACCTTTACACTGCCATCCATGTCTTCGCTTTCCTGAGAAAAATATCCCATTTTCACGGTCTGCCCTATGGTGACCGTCCCAGCGTCAGGCTCCAGCCACCCTGCAATGATCTTCATCAACGTGGACTTACCGCTTCCATTGGGCCCGATAATGCCGATTCGGTCATTTTTTAAGAACATATAGGTAAAGTCCTTCATCAGAACCTTTTCCCCGAAGGCTTTGTTGATCTCATTAAGCTCCACCGTAGTACGCCCCAGACGGCTTGAAACAGAATCCAGTTCCACCGTCTGATCGATCTTAATTCCCTCCTGGTCACGAAGGTTCTCATAGCGCTGGATATGAGCCTTCTGCTTGGTTGAACGCGCTCTGGCGCCCCGCTGCATCCATTCCAGCTCCACTTTAAGGATGGACTGGCGTTTCCGCTCTGAGGCCGCCTCCATGTCCATACGCTCTGCCTTCAGCTTTAAATAGCCTTCATAATTCTCCTGATAGTTGTAAAGCTTTCCCTTATCCAGCTCCACAATCCGGTTGGTAACGCTGTCTAAAAAATACCGGTCATGGGTTACCATCAATAGCGCTCCTCTAAAACGCTTTAAATAGTCCTCCAGCCAGTCCGCCATGCTGCTGTCTAAATGGTTGGTTGGCTCGTCAAGGACCAGTAAGTCGGTATTCCCAAGAAGGACGCTGACTAATGCCACCCGTTTTCTCTGTCCTCCTGACAAGGTCTCCACCTTGGAATCAAAGTCCGAAAATCCCAGTCTGGTCAGCATGGCCTTTGCCTGGCTTTCCAGGTCCCAGACATGCTCATGCCCTTCATTGTCTCGGACAATGCTCTCTAAAATGGTATCACCTTCATGGAAGACTGGATTCTGAGACAGAAAACGGATATCTAAATTCCGTCCCTTTACCACAGTCCCCTGATCCGGCTCCTCAAGACCTGACACGATCCGTAGCA from Lacrimispora sphenoides JCM 1415 encodes the following:
- a CDS encoding PTS ascorbate transporter subunit IIC — protein: MAVLNIIQEILSTPAVLVALIALIGLLLQKKPAADTIRGTIKSFLGFIVLSAGADVIVTSLAPLGGMFQEAFHTAGVVPNNEAIIAVALKEYGQVTALIMFFGMFANILIARITRFKYVFLTGHHTLYMACMIGVILITIGMSTAATVVVGAVALGIVMVLFPALAQPTMKKITKSDDVAFGHFSTIGYWSSAMIGKLVGKNSKSTEEIEFPKSLAFLRDSSVSISLTMVIFYLILALFCGPDYVKNNWSDGTNYIMFSITKGIQFAAGVFIILQGVRLILAEIVPAFKGISERLIPNAKPALDCPIVYTFAPNAVLIGFFSSFVGGIVGMIMLILTGGIIILPGVVPHFFCGATAGVFGNANGGVKGAVFGSFINGLMLTFAPLLLMPLLGDLGYQGTTFSDLDFIASGFLIGKAGQLGPIAATIFVFGVLAVMIAVSIKKPGRKESES
- a CDS encoding PTS sugar transporter subunit IIB; the protein is MKILAVCGSGLGSSFMMEMNIKNVLKEIGAAGIEVDHSDLGGATPGAADIFIAGRDIAMAMTHLKGVVELDNLLDKKELKEKLEESLRKLNVI
- a CDS encoding BglG family transcription antiterminator, with the protein product MQVIEKRAFNLLQYLLSDRNFTVSKARDLLGCSKRQIEYDVRKINELLKENEIELIRLSRGRFLINKETIDKVTRLNLPHQKFIVNGENKIWMICIQIFCTREPLGLNHFITKLQSSKNTVLGDLRKIAGIGSKYKVELKYSRKSGYYFEGEPIKIRSLVLLSIINLKDNFLCKELISLAVSDISYDAVFEETKDKVETLIKEFNLPIMKEYLILVIYFISLLPYHCQSITYVSPLIHEPMWNHLPLYEAVIDFYESLTFHLSKEEIDYLFVLLLSMALGDNMYFQLYDQESIFLQEMCQSLINRFEVITGTVVQKKAGISENMLMHLRLAYFRLKYGIPVVNPALMQVKKEYGEVFDICRFVLEPFGDYLDCLIPDDEIAYIALHFMTVMDLPDQDKIRKRAIIVCQNGLASSVMMKNQLIKIFPEIHFVATCNAEEFKGIPLETYDMVFSTTEGIDVPEEKYLFLSSPILTVEEKFIISEVVYSSVFGIKSEANLSVHSILEIVEKYAVIHDQKGLSRDLKNLLQKKYKKESNREGGLPVIKDLLTKETIQFASRVNSWEEAIWLGARPLLENGSITKDYINAMIDNVKGFGPYIVICPYVAIPHAQNQTGVNKLGMSFLKLEEEVLVLDNPQKPVKVFITMAAIDNHTHLRALAQLSNILTNEDTREQFVACNSVEDVIKLLDIDEE
- a CDS encoding alpha-amylase family glycosyl hydrolase, producing the protein MVQYKIAKHEMGTNSMGLSRVSGGIRLCVAAQGEECRVLIYKAGEETPVQTLSFPAEARKGDVWSMTILGEDFENLEYCFEIDGKLFSDPYGTRFTGREIWGDLEHASTHLRTPIEFSDFNWEEDKLLQIPYEDSIIYRLHNRGFTKHASSKAKNRGTFDAIREKIPYLKELGITAVELMPVNEFSEVIMQEPVYGSPFGVDKPVGKLNYWGYTSGCYFAPKASYASIKDPALEFKSLVKALHKEGIELIVELFFTGKEPPSFVLDVVRFWADEFHVDGIHLVGAPPLDLLERDPYLSRIKLFAVSWDPAFEGKVKHLGEYNDGFLVDMRRVLKGDEEQMKNLAFRTRSNPAGYGVINYMANTNGFTMMDMVSYDTKHNEDNGEKNQDGNPYNYSWNCGVEGPTKRKKVVELRKKQLRNAFLLLLLSQGTPLIMAGDEFGNSQSGNNNAYCQDNEVSWLNWNLVKTNQDILEFVKAVIAFRKAHPVFHMPKEPRIMDYLACGFPDVSYHGVKAWCPEFDNYRRQLGIFYCGEYGRKPDGTADNNFYVAYNMHWEPHEFDLPNLPKKEQWHVVFHTDKGEENGMYPEGKEPAAEGKRFLIPPRSIVVFIGKK
- a CDS encoding ABC-F family ATP-binding cassette domain-containing protein, with the protein product MNLLTIEHLTKSYTERLLFDDTSFSINEGDKIGLIGINGTGKSTLLRIVSGLEEPDQGTVVKGRNLDIRFLSQNPVFHEGDTILESIVRDNEGHEHVWDLESQAKAMLTRLGFSDFDSKVETLSGGQRKRVALVSVLLGNTDLLVLDEPTNHLDSSMADWLEDYLKRFRGALLMVTHDRYFLDSVTNRIVELDKGKLYNYQENYEGYLKLKAERMDMEAASERKRQSILKVELEWMQRGARARSTKQKAHIQRYENLRDQEGIKIDQTVELDSVSSRLGRTTVELNEINKAFGEKVLMKDFTYMFLKNDRIGIIGPNGSGKSTLMKIIAGWLEPDAGTVTIGQTVKMGYFSQESEDMDGSVKVIDYIRNVAEYVKTKDGSVSASQMLERFLFPSSVQYTTVSKLSGGEKRRLYLLRILMEAPNVLLLDEPTNDLDIQTLTILEDYLDSFQGIVVTVSHDRYFLDRVVRRIFAFEGQGRVTQYEGGFTDYQAAFQEKYPEGLPGQAEEAVKSSEATEKKTKEKPKGERKLKFSFKEQREWETIEEDLAALEEKIEALDRQMGEAASDYSKLNALMEEKTEQEKLLEEKMERWMYLNDLAEQIENQ